Part of the Natronobacterium gregoryi SP2 genome, CCGTCCGTCAGTGTCTCGAACGCCCATTCCTTGGAGTTGCCGCAACTGTGTTAATATAACACTGTTATCCTTATACAAACTGCATTGTTCCTATCCACATATAGGGAAGGTTTACCAGTACCGACTCCGCTCAGATTGTTATGAGCATGAGTACCACGGAAGATCGTGGCGGAGCCGCCGAACAGACGCTCACCGAAGAAGAGTACCGCGACCGCTTGCGTGACCTCCCCCCGAGTGCGAAACTCGTCGCAAAAGTTCTCGAGACCGACTCCCCGCTCTCACAGGGACAACTCGCCGAAGAATCGCTACTGCCAGACCGGACCGTCCGATACGCGCTCAATCGACTCGAGGACGTCGGACTCGTCGACTCCCGCTATAGCTTCCGCGACGCGCGCAAACAGGTCTACTTCCTGAAACGCTAAGCGCAATCCGATCGAGGCAACCGACCACCTGCGCTATTGCGACACGCACTTTTTCCACCGCCGTTACTTCCAGTCATGGACATCGTTCGCCGTGTCGTCCCGACCGGGACGCGTGCACCGACCGGCGACACGAACGCATACGTGCTCGGGACCGGCCCCACAGTGCTCGTCGATCCGGCCACCAGAACCGACGCACTCGACGACGTCGTCGCCGCCCGGAGCGTCGAACACGTGCTGGTGACCCATTCGCATCCGGACCACGTCGGGGCCGTCGCACGTTACGCCGCCGAGACGGGCGCAACAGTCTGGGCTCGAGCGGGCCACGCCGACCGATTCCGGGAAACCACCGACTGCGATCCGGACCGCGAGTTCGGACCGGGAACGGAGATTACCCTCGGCGACGACCGGGTCCGAGTCCTCGATGCCCCGGGTCACGCACCCGACCACGTCGCGCTCGAGGCTGGCCGCGAGGGACCGATACTCTGTGGCGACTGCGCACTCCGGGAGGGAAGCGTCGTCGTCGGCGCGCCCGAGGGGGACATGCGCGCGTATCTCACCACGCTCCGCCGACTGTGGGCGATCGATCCGCCGCGGCTGTGTCCGGGCCACGGCCCCGAAATTACCTCGCCGCGAGAGACACTCGAGCGCCTGCTCGATCATCGATACAGGCGCGAGCGCCGCATCAACGAGGCCGTCTCGGGTGGCGCACGAACCCTCGAGGAAATCCTCGCGTCGGCTTACGAGAAAGACCTGGCTGGCGTCCAGGACCTCGCGCGGGCGACGGTCGTCGCCCACCTCGAGAAACTCGACGTCGAAGGCCGACTCGAGTGGGACGGCGAACGTGTGCGTCCGACGACCGGAAAACGTCAGTTATTGTGAGTATCCGTTCGGTATTCCGTCCCGCCGTCGACAGCACCGTATGGACGACGATCAGCGGTCGATCACGCGCCACTACGACGAACTCCCGCCCAACTGGGAAGAGATAACCCGCGGACCGACGAAAGAACGAATACTCTTCCCCGCTATCGACTCCTTGCTCCCGTCGCTGTCCGGGAAACGCGTCCTCGACGCTGGATGTGGCGACGGGTACTACGCCTCGCTTCTCGCCGACCGGGGCGGGGACGTACTCGGTATCGACGCGAGCCAGGAGATGGTTCGGGTCGCCCGCGACCGGTACGGCGACGACGTCGAGTTTCGTCGTGCGGACCTCTCCGAACCGCTCTCCACCATCGAGGGCGATTCCGCCGACGTCGTGCTCTGTCAACACGTATTTTCGCACCTCCCGTCGCTCGAGACGCCATTGTCGGAGTTCGCTCGGGTGCTCCGCCCGGGCGGGTCGCTCGTGATCTCGACTCACCACCCGTTCCACGACTTCCTGATCGTCCGCGACCGCGAGTACCCGAGTACGACAGACGCACTCGAGATGGACCTCGATCCACACGTCGTCGCCGACCGCGAGAAACCTGCGTATCACGAGACGGAACGGTTCGAAGTTCACTGGGGAGGCCCCGACAGCGAGAACCCGGGAACGTACTACCGACGGCCGCTGCACGCGTTGCTCGAGCCGTTGCTCGCCGCCGGGTTCGACCTGTCCGACCTCGTGGAACCGGAGCCGACCGAGGAGTTCCAGGGCGACTATCCGGAACTCGCGCGCGAACTCCGCCACCGGCCGTCGAGGTCGGTCTGTCTGCGTGCGGAACGATAAGACACAGGAGCGACTGGCTTTTCCCCGTCGGGACGTAGGTACAGCCGTGCAACCCCTCGAGGAGGAACTCGAGCAGGCCCGCGAGCTCTCGGTCGACGACCTCGCGGACGCGATCGAGTCGATCGGCTTCGAGTGTACGCGCTGTGGTGCCTGCTGTACGGGCCACGGCGAGGACGAACACATCGCAACGGCCTTTCCCGACGAGGTGCGGGACCTCGAGTCGGCCGACGGAGAGAGCGACGCGGTTCCCCCGGCCGAGGACCGCGAGTGGCGCGACGCCGCCCGGCCGATGCCGTACGGCCTCGAGGAGACCGACGAGGGGCTTTCGGGCGAGACGTTCGAGTGGGCGCTCCAGACCGACGGCTGTGGCGACTGCGTCTTCTACGAGGAAGCCGACGACGGAACGGGAGCCTGCGTCGCTCACGACGACCGGCCGCTGATCTGTCGGACCTACCCGTTCAGCGTGGCACTTTCGGGAACCAGCCAGCCGATGGGCGAGGCAGTAGACGAAGCTGGCATCGTGCGCGCTCACGAGTGCGAGGGACTCGGCCGGAACATCTCTCGTGACGATGCGGCGGAACTCGCACGCACACTCAAAGAGCGTGCCGTCAGAGAACTCGAGGAAGCGATCGGCGTTCGGGACGAGTACGAACCCACCGATCCCGGGCCGGGCGAGGTCGTCGTCCACGATTCGGAGGGTGCAAAACGGGTCGACGGACGACCACTCGAAGGAGAGTAGGTTCTACAGAAGCTCTCGTTTCACGAATTTTGCGAGCATCGGGAGGTCGCGAACGCCGAGCAGTTTCGCGATCGCTCGGAAGTTCCCGCTGTTTGCCTTTGCGAGCGTCTCGTCGTCGAGTCGGTTCAGATCCGCCATCAACTCGTCGTAACGCTCGTTCTCGGCGAGATAGAGCATCTTCGTCATTAGCTGGCGGTTACTGACGTTCGGCGCGACATCGCGGTGCCACAGCGTCTCGTAGACCTCGAGACTCTCCGCGTTCGGCTCGAGGTCGCCGTGTTTGAGGCAGCTATCGGCCGTGGCGGCCGCCGCGCGGCCGGACTTCATGCAGGTATGGATGCCCTCACCCCACAGTGGGTCGACCGTCGGCACGGTATCGCCGATAGCCATGAACCGGTCGGTGTGCATCTGTCCCGGCATCTGAATGTGCGCCGAACCGCGGTGTTGCCTGCCTTCGAGTCGTTCGGCGTCGTCGAACCGCGGGTCGGTCTCGATCCAGTGAGAGATGTAGTCGTCGATCGTGTAGCCGTCCTTGGCGTACCGCTTGTGGTAGGCGTTCTGGATGTAACAGAGACCGACCTTGGCGGTGTCCTCGCCGGTGTGGAAGATCCAGGAGTAGCCACCGGGTGCGATCTCGTGATCGAGGCGCAGCATCATCGCGTCGTGGAGGTCCGCGAAGCCGGGACGATCGACGTCGATACCTTCGAACTCGTACTCGATGCCGATGGCGTGGTTCTCTCGTTTCAGGTCGCTGACACCGAGTTCTTTGGCCAGCGGTGCGCTCGGACCAGTCGCGTCGACGACGATCTCGCCGTACACCTCCTCGTCGCCGTTGTACTCGACGCCGACGATCTCGCCGTTCTCCATGATCGGCCCCGTCACTCGAGCGTCGAACCGGTACTCCGCGCCGTCTTCGCGGCTATCCTCGACCAAGAACCGCTTGAAGTCCGCGAACTCGAGGACTGCACCAGGCTGTTCTCGAACGTAGTGATCGGTCGGCGACTC contains:
- a CDS encoding MarR family transcriptional regulator — encoded protein: MSMSTTEDRGGAAEQTLTEEEYRDRLRDLPPSAKLVAKVLETDSPLSQGQLAEESLLPDRTVRYALNRLEDVGLVDSRYSFRDARKQVYFLKR
- a CDS encoding MBL fold metallo-hydrolase; this translates as MDIVRRVVPTGTRAPTGDTNAYVLGTGPTVLVDPATRTDALDDVVAARSVEHVLVTHSHPDHVGAVARYAAETGATVWARAGHADRFRETTDCDPDREFGPGTEITLGDDRVRVLDAPGHAPDHVALEAGREGPILCGDCALREGSVVVGAPEGDMRAYLTTLRRLWAIDPPRLCPGHGPEITSPRETLERLLDHRYRRERRINEAVSGGARTLEEILASAYEKDLAGVQDLARATVVAHLEKLDVEGRLEWDGERVRPTTGKRQLL
- a CDS encoding class I SAM-dependent methyltransferase, yielding MDDDQRSITRHYDELPPNWEEITRGPTKERILFPAIDSLLPSLSGKRVLDAGCGDGYYASLLADRGGDVLGIDASQEMVRVARDRYGDDVEFRRADLSEPLSTIEGDSADVVLCQHVFSHLPSLETPLSEFARVLRPGGSLVISTHHPFHDFLIVRDREYPSTTDALEMDLDPHVVADREKPAYHETERFEVHWGGPDSENPGTYYRRPLHALLEPLLAAGFDLSDLVEPEPTEEFQGDYPELARELRHRPSRSVCLRAER
- a CDS encoding YkgJ family cysteine cluster protein, which gives rise to MQPLEEELEQARELSVDDLADAIESIGFECTRCGACCTGHGEDEHIATAFPDEVRDLESADGESDAVPPAEDREWRDAARPMPYGLEETDEGLSGETFEWALQTDGCGDCVFYEEADDGTGACVAHDDRPLICRTYPFSVALSGTSQPMGEAVDEAGIVRAHECEGLGRNISRDDAAELARTLKERAVRELEEAIGVRDEYEPTDPGPGEVVVHDSEGAKRVDGRPLEGE
- a CDS encoding digeranylgeranylglycerophospholipid reductase produces the protein MNDRYDVVIAGAGPAGGQCARDLAARGYDVVVLETESEDEFPRQSNKSTAGTFPSMMSSFGIPDDVVMQYTDSVVLESPTDHYVREQPGAVLEFADFKRFLVEDSREDGAEYRFDARVTGPIMENGEIVGVEYNGDEEVYGEIVVDATGPSAPLAKELGVSDLKRENHAIGIEYEFEGIDVDRPGFADLHDAMMLRLDHEIAPGGYSWIFHTGEDTAKVGLCYIQNAYHKRYAKDGYTIDDYISHWIETDPRFDDAERLEGRQHRGSAHIQMPGQMHTDRFMAIGDTVPTVDPLWGEGIHTCMKSGRAAAATADSCLKHGDLEPNAESLEVYETLWHRDVAPNVSNRQLMTKMLYLAENERYDELMADLNRLDDETLAKANSGNFRAIAKLLGVRDLPMLAKFVKRELL